GAGTCGTCACCCTTCTGGAACCAGTTGCGCCACACGCGCCAATCCACGTGTTCGCATACCTGGGTACGGCCCAGCGGCGACAGGTGCAGCGAAGGATGGGCCAGCAAGTCCAGCGGCTTGATCTTTTTACCGTGAAAATGCTGCTCGAAAAACGCAGGACTGCATACCGGGTACACCACATCGTGGAACAGCGGCTCCACCTCGTATTCCGGTTCGCGCGGCGGGTTTTTGGTAATGATGACATCCGGTTCCATCAGGTCGTCCAGCTCCATGAACTGGTCGGTCACTGTCACATGCAGACGGATGCCGGGATGCAGGCGGCGGAAGGCTGCCAGCCGTGGCGACAGCCACAGTGCCGAGAAGGTATGGGATACGCAGAGGGTCAGCGCGTGCTTTTCGGTACGCCGCACGGCTTCGGCCGCCTCGGCGATATTCATGATGGACAGGTAGGAGGCATTGTAGAGAATGCGTCCGGCGTCGGTCAGCGCGATATGCCGACCGGTGCGCTGGAACAGGGCCACGTCCAGCGAGTCTTCCAGTTCCTTGAT
The sequence above is drawn from the Aquitalea denitrificans genome and encodes:
- a CDS encoding LysR substrate-binding domain-containing protein encodes the protein MQKRQLFTDRLLAQMPSLRALRCFVTAARYESFTQAAEVLCVTQAAISKQIKELEDSLDVALFQRTGRHIALTDAGRILYNASYLSIMNIAEAAEAVRRTEKHALTLCVSHTFSALWLSPRLAAFRRLHPGIRLHVTVTDQFMELDDLMEPDVIITKNPPREPEYEVEPLFHDVVYPVCSPAFFEQHFHGKKIKPLDLLAHPSLHLSPLGRTQVCEHVDWRVWRNWFQKGDDSDRVSEDNYLESNDYRLLVAQAEAGEGTLLGWHHLVHRQVAQGQLQRPVNESIVFNDRHHYLITHRNAHHRQEYQQLREWLLAEVEGMMNGLSAPQA